In Archangium violaceum, the following are encoded in one genomic region:
- a CDS encoding serine/threonine-protein kinase, translating to MNESRYRMVRPLATGGMAELFLGVARGAEGFEKPVAIKRILPHLASEPTIAKMFLAEARLATHLHHQNIASVYDVGSGPNGLFLVMELVNGWDLGVLLRHAARRVQRFPPHLVAHIGAQVLAGLIHAYRRMHAGQPVLTAHRDISPSNILVSREGEVKVTDFGIARLEGMSMGTQPGTFKGKLPYASPETLQGQPATALSDQFALGIVLYELLAGQHPFLTHDSQDPLAFAMAITQREPPPLTGTPAPLAAIVARAMSKAPQARFPRPEDMAEALARYLAQAGEPANSQSLAAFINDLNPPPTLLELGDTTDHLGELDTTTRHLTLATRPVESPSFDLQPSDDWTEQPGGAALSASGRLIQPPTAPARPREFRCSRCNAPLPSAHAPCDRCARELAPGLSMLAEDVSTPAPQQQYEATFAAPPRSVLDMPEEELQVAERVRPESDFPRIDEPGPRSGLGARWARSLATVAVLLLVLGGAVVAWPNLKPLLDQLRYKMAAGRPASTLFITSEPEGATVTIDGTVLGTTPLALDNSYPPQDIPVQVTHKGYKPWKGTFTGSQPASLDVKLLKR from the coding sequence GTGAACGAGTCCCGGTACCGGATGGTGCGCCCCCTCGCCACGGGAGGGATGGCGGAGCTGTTCCTCGGCGTGGCTCGCGGCGCGGAGGGCTTCGAGAAGCCCGTGGCCATCAAGCGCATCCTCCCGCACCTCGCCAGCGAGCCCACCATCGCGAAGATGTTCCTCGCCGAGGCCCGCCTGGCCACCCACCTGCACCACCAGAACATCGCCAGCGTCTACGACGTGGGCAGTGGCCCCAATGGCCTCTTCCTGGTGATGGAGCTGGTGAACGGGTGGGACCTGGGCGTGCTCCTGCGGCACGCCGCCCGGCGCGTCCAGCGCTTCCCCCCGCACCTGGTGGCCCACATCGGCGCCCAGGTACTGGCGGGCCTCATCCACGCCTACCGCCGCATGCACGCCGGCCAGCCCGTGCTGACGGCCCACCGGGACATCTCGCCCTCCAACATCCTCGTCTCGCGCGAGGGCGAGGTGAAGGTGACGGACTTCGGCATCGCCCGCCTCGAGGGCATGTCCATGGGCACCCAGCCCGGGACCTTCAAGGGCAAGCTCCCCTACGCCTCGCCGGAGACGCTGCAGGGCCAGCCCGCCACCGCCCTGAGCGATCAGTTCGCCCTCGGCATCGTCCTCTACGAGCTGCTCGCCGGACAGCACCCCTTCCTCACCCATGACAGCCAGGATCCCCTGGCCTTCGCCATGGCCATCACCCAGCGCGAGCCCCCGCCGCTCACGGGCACTCCGGCGCCGCTGGCGGCGATCGTGGCGCGCGCCATGTCCAAGGCCCCCCAGGCCCGCTTCCCTCGCCCCGAGGACATGGCCGAGGCGCTGGCCCGCTACCTGGCCCAGGCCGGCGAGCCCGCGAACTCCCAGTCCCTCGCCGCGTTCATCAACGACCTCAACCCGCCCCCCACCCTGCTCGAGCTGGGCGACACCACCGACCATCTGGGCGAACTGGACACGACCACCCGGCACCTGACCCTGGCCACCCGGCCCGTGGAGTCGCCCTCCTTCGATCTCCAGCCCTCGGACGACTGGACCGAGCAGCCCGGAGGGGCCGCGCTCAGCGCGAGCGGCCGGCTCATCCAGCCCCCCACCGCCCCCGCCCGGCCCCGCGAGTTCCGCTGCTCCCGGTGCAACGCCCCCCTGCCCTCGGCCCATGCGCCGTGCGATCGCTGCGCCCGGGAGCTCGCCCCGGGCCTCTCCATGCTCGCCGAGGACGTCTCCACGCCCGCGCCCCAGCAGCAATACGAGGCCACCTTCGCCGCCCCACCACGCTCGGTGCTGGACATGCCCGAGGAGGAGCTGCAGGTGGCCGAGCGGGTACGTCCGGAGAGCGACTTCCCACGGATCGATGAGCCCGGCCCGAGGTCCGGACTCGGCGCGCGGTGGGCGCGCTCCCTGGCGACCGTGGCGGTGCTGCTGCTCGTACTGGGCGGAGCCGTGGTGGCCTGGCCGAACCTGAAGCCCCTGCTCGACCAGCTCCGCTACAAGATGGCGGCGGGACGACCCGCGTCCACGCTCTTCATCACGAGCGAGCCCGAGGGCGCCACCGTGACCATCGACGGAACGGTGCTGGGCACCACGCCCCTGGCGCTCGACAACTCCTACCCACCCCAGGACATCCCGGTGCAGGTGACGCACAAGGGCTACAAGCCCTGGAAGGGCACCTTCACCGGAAGCCAGCCGGCCTCCCTGGACGTGAAGCTGCTCAAGCGCTGA
- the panC gene encoding pantoate--beta-alanine ligase — protein sequence MQPLVLRTVAETAAWAESIRRSGRRLALVPTMGFLHEGHLSLMREGLRRADVVASSIFVNPTQFGPTEDLSRYPRDMEGDLSKCGSAGVEAVFAPLPAEVYPPGYQTYVDVEQVSQGLCGARRPGHFRGVATVVTKLLCIFRPHLALFGEKDYQQLQVIRALERDLNLGVEIVGMPTVREPDGLAMSSRNAYLSKEDRQRALALSRGLSAAQSLCRNGTREAPALVGAVRRELEAAGLREDYVELVDASSLTPLSVVTPGQPARLLVAAFVGTTRLIDNQPIGG from the coding sequence ATGCAGCCACTCGTCCTGCGCACCGTTGCCGAGACCGCCGCCTGGGCGGAGTCCATCCGCCGCTCGGGTCGCCGGCTGGCCCTGGTCCCCACCATGGGATTCCTCCATGAGGGGCACCTCTCGCTGATGCGGGAGGGGCTGCGGCGCGCGGACGTCGTGGCGTCCTCCATCTTCGTCAACCCCACCCAGTTCGGTCCCACCGAGGACCTGTCGCGCTACCCGCGGGACATGGAGGGGGATTTGTCCAAGTGCGGCAGCGCGGGGGTGGAGGCCGTCTTCGCCCCCCTGCCCGCCGAGGTGTATCCCCCGGGGTATCAGACGTACGTGGACGTGGAGCAGGTGAGCCAGGGCCTGTGCGGCGCGCGCCGGCCCGGCCACTTCCGCGGCGTGGCCACGGTGGTGACGAAGCTGCTGTGCATCTTCAGGCCCCACCTGGCCCTCTTCGGCGAGAAGGACTACCAGCAGCTCCAGGTCATCCGCGCCCTCGAGCGCGACCTGAACCTGGGCGTGGAGATCGTCGGCATGCCCACCGTGCGCGAGCCGGACGGGCTGGCCATGAGCTCCCGCAATGCGTACCTCTCCAAGGAGGACAGGCAGCGGGCGCTCGCTCTGTCGCGCGGGCTGTCGGCGGCCCAGTCCCTGTGCCGGAATGGAACCCGCGAGGCCCCGGCCCTGGTGGGCGCGGTGCGCCGTGAATTGGAGGCAGCGGGTCTGCGGGAGGATTATGTGGAACTGGTGGATGCCTCCTCGCTGACCCCGCTGTCCGTCGTGACTCCGGGCCAGCCGGCGCGTCTGCTGGTGGCGGCCTTCGTCGGTACCACGCGGCTGATCGACAACCAGCCCATCGGAGGCTAG
- a CDS encoding DUF971 domain-containing protein has protein sequence MSFWDRIKPTTRPVSATEVELSPEKTRLNLTWEDGVKTDATAQHLRQQCPCAGCVDEWTNKRTLDPARVPADLRITQVQPVGNYALTFVFSDGHGTGIYPWKLLRDITQPQG, from the coding sequence TTGAGCTTCTGGGATCGCATCAAGCCCACCACGCGCCCCGTGTCCGCCACCGAGGTGGAGCTGTCGCCGGAGAAGACCCGGCTCAACCTCACCTGGGAAGATGGGGTGAAGACGGACGCCACCGCGCAGCACCTGCGCCAGCAGTGCCCGTGCGCCGGGTGCGTGGACGAGTGGACCAACAAGCGCACGCTGGACCCGGCCAGGGTTCCCGCGGACCTGCGCATCACCCAGGTGCAGCCGGTGGGCAACTACGCGCTCACCTTCGTCTTCAGCGACGGACACGGCACCGGCATCTACCCCTGGAAGCTGCTGCGCGACATCACCCAGCCCCAGGGCTGA
- the tsaD gene encoding tRNA (adenosine(37)-N6)-threonylcarbamoyltransferase complex transferase subunit TsaD, with product MLVLGLETSCDETAAAVVEDGRRALSDVVSTQVDIHRRWGGVVPELASRNHVVQVMPVLHEALTRAGKTLDDVDLIAVTSGPGLIGALLVGVQVAKSLSLATGKPFVGANHLEGHLLASRLLEDAPEPPFLGLVVSGGHTSLYEVQDYGRYRLVGSTRDDAAGEAYDKTARILGLPYPGGLPIDQLAQKGNPEAIRFPRALPGSENFDWSFSGLKTAVLQHVRKHGVPQGQELADLCASFQEAVADALSKKFVAAARRLGLKRLVVCGGVAANSRLRSLSLERAEDRNLKLYLPPVRLCTDNGAMIAVAGYEAWRRGLRGDFSLSADPAWRM from the coding sequence TTGCTCGTACTCGGACTCGAAACCTCCTGTGATGAGACCGCCGCCGCCGTCGTGGAGGACGGTCGGCGCGCGCTCTCCGACGTCGTCTCCACCCAGGTGGACATCCACCGCCGCTGGGGTGGGGTGGTGCCGGAGCTCGCCAGCCGCAACCACGTCGTCCAGGTCATGCCCGTCCTGCACGAGGCCCTCACCCGGGCCGGCAAGACGCTCGATGACGTGGACCTCATCGCCGTCACCTCCGGGCCCGGCCTCATCGGCGCGCTCCTGGTGGGCGTGCAGGTAGCCAAGTCGCTGAGCCTCGCCACCGGCAAGCCCTTCGTCGGGGCCAACCACCTCGAGGGGCACCTGCTCGCCAGCCGCCTGCTGGAGGACGCCCCGGAGCCTCCGTTCCTCGGGCTCGTCGTCTCCGGCGGCCACACCAGCCTCTACGAGGTGCAGGACTACGGCCGCTACCGGCTGGTGGGCAGCACCCGGGACGACGCCGCCGGCGAGGCCTACGACAAGACGGCGCGCATCCTCGGTCTGCCGTACCCGGGCGGGCTGCCCATCGACCAGCTCGCGCAGAAGGGCAACCCCGAGGCCATCCGCTTCCCCCGCGCGCTGCCCGGCTCGGAGAATTTCGACTGGTCCTTCTCCGGATTGAAGACGGCGGTGCTGCAGCACGTGCGCAAGCACGGCGTGCCCCAGGGGCAGGAGCTGGCGGATCTGTGCGCCTCCTTCCAGGAGGCCGTGGCGGACGCGCTGTCGAAGAAGTTCGTCGCCGCCGCGCGCCGGCTGGGCTTGAAGCGCCTGGTGGTGTGCGGGGGCGTTGCGGCCAACTCGCGCCTGCGCTCGCTGAGCCTGGAGCGCGCCGAGGATCGCAACCTGAAGCTGTACCTCCCGCCGGTGCGGTTGTGCACGGACAATGGCGCGATGATCGCCGTGGCGGGTTACGAGGCCTGGCGTCGGGGCCTGCGCGGCGACTTCAGTCTGTCCGCGGACCCGGCCTGGCGCATGTGA
- the rsmA gene encoding 16S rRNA (adenine(1518)-N(6)/adenine(1519)-N(6))-dimethyltransferase RsmA → MDTPRDILQRHGLRAKHSWGQNFLGDPQILEAIADALELREGEPVVELGPGLGHLTRFLAATGARVTAVEKDRDMVAVLEKEAIPGVRVVSGNAATVDFAEVAGVPELKVAGNLPYHLTSSILFQVLEQRDHVTRAVFTLQKEVVDRLSAEPGGREYGLLTAILGLYFESEHLFDIDARRFHPPPKVDSAVLRLTRRPAPLAQVVDGARYIRLVKAGFAQRRKTLFNSLKSDKSLGTTEQVQKALETAGIDPTRRAETLSPEEFAAIERALGPVAR, encoded by the coding sequence GTGGATACGCCACGTGACATCCTCCAGCGCCATGGCCTGAGGGCCAAGCACAGCTGGGGGCAGAACTTCCTCGGAGATCCGCAGATATTGGAGGCCATCGCCGACGCGCTGGAGCTGCGCGAGGGCGAGCCGGTGGTGGAGCTGGGCCCGGGCCTGGGGCACCTCACGCGCTTCCTCGCGGCCACGGGGGCACGCGTCACCGCGGTGGAGAAGGACCGCGACATGGTGGCGGTGCTGGAGAAGGAGGCCATCCCCGGCGTGCGCGTGGTGTCCGGCAACGCGGCCACGGTGGACTTCGCCGAGGTGGCGGGTGTCCCCGAGCTGAAGGTGGCGGGCAACCTCCCGTACCACCTGACGAGCTCCATCCTCTTCCAGGTTCTGGAGCAGCGCGACCACGTGACGCGCGCCGTCTTCACCCTCCAGAAGGAAGTGGTGGATCGCCTCTCGGCCGAGCCGGGCGGGCGCGAGTACGGCCTGCTCACCGCCATCCTCGGCCTGTACTTCGAGTCCGAGCACCTCTTCGACATCGACGCCCGGCGCTTCCATCCGCCGCCCAAGGTGGACTCGGCGGTGCTGCGGCTGACGCGGCGGCCCGCGCCCCTGGCGCAGGTGGTGGACGGCGCGCGCTACATCCGTCTGGTGAAGGCGGGCTTCGCTCAGCGGCGCAAGACGCTCTTCAACTCGCTCAAGTCGGACAAGTCGCTGGGCACGACGGAGCAGGTGCAGAAGGCGCTGGAGACGGCGGGCATCGATCCGACCCGGCGCGCGGAGACGCTCTCTCCCGAGGAGTTCGCCGCCATCGAGCGCGCGCTGGGGCCGGTGGCGCGGTAG
- the panB gene encoding 3-methyl-2-oxobutanoate hydroxymethyltransferase, which yields MKDKVTIHTLKRLKQSGQKICMVTAYDATFARVFDDAGADVLLVGDSLGMVVQGHDSTLPVTMDQMVYHSAAVVRGTKRALVVGDMPFMSYQVSVEDAVRNAGRLVAEGKVGAVKLEGGAEFAGVVSAIVRASIPVMGHLGLTPQSVHKMGGYVVQGRDEDAARQILEDAIALERAGCFSLVLEGVPLELARTISQRLTIPTIGIGAGKYCDGQVLVCYDLLGMNPDFKPKFVKRYANLHGSMTEAVGTYFSEVRAGTFPDEEHSFKSKPIRLVASHPEGEPTTAEGTEKMGPVYGAPV from the coding sequence GTGAAGGACAAGGTCACCATCCATACGCTGAAGCGCCTGAAGCAGAGCGGCCAGAAGATCTGCATGGTCACCGCCTACGATGCCACCTTCGCCCGGGTCTTCGATGACGCCGGAGCCGACGTACTGCTCGTGGGTGACTCCCTGGGCATGGTCGTCCAGGGGCATGACTCGACCCTCCCGGTCACGATGGACCAGATGGTGTACCACTCGGCTGCGGTGGTCCGCGGAACGAAGCGGGCGCTCGTGGTGGGTGACATGCCCTTCATGAGCTACCAGGTGTCGGTGGAGGACGCGGTGCGCAACGCCGGCCGCCTGGTCGCGGAGGGCAAGGTCGGAGCGGTGAAGCTGGAGGGAGGCGCCGAGTTCGCCGGGGTCGTCTCCGCCATCGTCCGCGCCAGCATCCCCGTCATGGGCCACCTGGGCCTCACGCCGCAGTCGGTGCACAAGATGGGCGGCTACGTGGTGCAGGGACGTGACGAGGACGCCGCGCGCCAGATTCTCGAGGACGCCATCGCGCTGGAGCGCGCCGGCTGCTTCTCGCTGGTGCTCGAGGGCGTGCCGCTGGAGCTGGCTCGCACCATCTCGCAGCGCCTCACCATCCCCACCATCGGCATCGGCGCGGGCAAGTACTGCGACGGGCAGGTGCTCGTCTGTTACGACCTGCTGGGGATGAACCCGGACTTCAAGCCCAAGTTCGTCAAGCGCTACGCCAACCTCCACGGCTCCATGACCGAGGCCGTTGGCACCTACTTCTCAGAGGTCCGCGCGGGCACCTTCCCGGACGAGGAGCACTCCTTCAAGTCCAAGCCCATCCGCCTCGTCGCCTCCCACCCCGAGGGCGAGCCCACCACCGCCGAGGGCACGGAGAAGATGGGCCCGGTGTACGGAGCTCCGGTCTAG
- a CDS encoding deoxynucleoside kinase — MDNRYIVVEGPIGVGKTSLSNILAERFGARRIFEIVEENPFLANFYADRQKYAFQTQLFFLLSRFRQQEELVQQDLFNSVTVSDYLFAKDRIFACLTLDSHELSLYERVFEALTPRVTKPDLVIYLQARLDVLLYRIKKRGREFERQFDAGYLEELVHAYNDFFSHYTETPLLVVDTSDIDFVHNEGDLKGLLGAIDRARQGTQHYLPTGSKRP; from the coding sequence ATGGACAACCGCTACATCGTGGTCGAGGGGCCCATCGGCGTCGGCAAGACGAGCCTCTCCAACATCCTCGCCGAGCGCTTCGGGGCCCGGCGTATCTTCGAGATCGTCGAGGAGAATCCCTTCCTCGCCAACTTCTACGCGGACCGGCAGAAGTACGCCTTCCAGACGCAGCTCTTCTTCCTGCTCTCGCGCTTCCGGCAGCAGGAGGAGCTGGTCCAGCAGGATCTCTTCAACTCGGTGACGGTGAGCGACTACCTGTTCGCCAAGGACCGCATCTTCGCGTGCCTGACGCTGGACTCGCACGAGCTGAGCCTCTACGAGCGCGTCTTCGAGGCGCTCACCCCGCGCGTGACGAAGCCCGACCTCGTCATCTACCTGCAGGCCCGGCTGGACGTGCTGCTCTACCGCATCAAGAAGCGCGGCCGGGAGTTCGAGCGTCAGTTCGACGCCGGCTACCTGGAGGAGCTCGTCCACGCCTACAACGACTTCTTCTCCCATTACACGGAGACGCCGCTGCTGGTGGTGGACACCTCGGACATCGACTTCGTCCACAACGAGGGGGACCTCAAGGGGCTGCTGGGCGCCATTGACCGGGCGCGTCAGGGCACCCAGCACTACCTGCCCACGGGCAGCAAGCGGCCCTGA
- the smpB gene encoding SsrA-binding protein SmpB, which yields MAGGKGKGGSEPGIKIIAENRKARAAYTVDEKVEAGLQLSGSEVKALRAGTANLSDAYALPKGSELYLLNAHIGVYNPSSFFTHEPLRGRKLLMHREEIDRWTTKVRERGYSIIPLLLYFKNGRAKVELGLCRGKTHEDRRQDIKERETKREMDRAMRRR from the coding sequence ATGGCGGGTGGAAAGGGCAAGGGCGGGTCGGAGCCCGGCATCAAGATCATCGCGGAGAACCGCAAGGCGCGGGCCGCCTACACCGTGGACGAGAAGGTGGAGGCGGGTCTCCAGCTCTCCGGCAGCGAGGTGAAGGCGCTCCGGGCCGGGACGGCCAACCTCTCGGACGCCTACGCCCTTCCCAAGGGCAGTGAGCTGTATCTGCTCAACGCCCATATCGGCGTGTACAACCCCTCCAGCTTCTTCACCCACGAGCCCCTGCGCGGCCGCAAGCTGTTGATGCACCGTGAGGAAATCGACCGCTGGACCACGAAGGTGCGGGAGCGAGGCTATTCCATCATCCCGCTCCTGCTGTATTTCAAGAACGGGCGGGCGAAGGTGGAGTTGGGGTTGTGCCGGGGTAAGACGCACGAGGATCGACGGCAGGACATCAAGGAACGGGAGACGAAGCGGGAGATGGACCGGGCGATGCGCCGTCGCTGA
- a CDS encoding ClpXP protease specificity-enhancing factor SspB yields the protein MDKKGPEKKARLLAALDKGMVMIHLDARRPGVLVPSSLRNEAHLRLNLSYRFEPPDLSVGEWGVRCTLSFSGSRFMVAVPWSALFAITSHVTKEFWMYPDDMPAELIQQTMVTSKVPVPVSEAEPASEQPPSPVDRPRAILREVVRQEAPPEPAAPAAAESEGPKDDPPPPRRGHLRLVK from the coding sequence ATGGACAAGAAGGGTCCTGAAAAGAAGGCGCGGCTGCTGGCCGCGCTCGACAAGGGCATGGTGATGATCCACCTGGACGCGCGCCGTCCGGGGGTCCTCGTGCCTTCCTCGCTGCGCAACGAGGCGCACCTGCGTCTCAACCTCTCCTACCGGTTCGAGCCGCCGGATCTCTCGGTGGGGGAGTGGGGCGTCCGCTGCACCCTGAGTTTCTCGGGGAGCCGCTTCATGGTGGCGGTGCCCTGGTCCGCGCTCTTCGCCATCACCAGTCACGTCACGAAGGAATTCTGGATGTACCCGGACGACATGCCGGCCGAGCTCATCCAGCAGACGATGGTGACGTCCAAGGTGCCGGTACCGGTGTCGGAGGCGGAGCCGGCGTCGGAGCAGCCGCCCTCGCCGGTGGACAGGCCCCGGGCCATCCTCCGGGAGGTGGTGCGGCAGGAGGCGCCTCCTGAGCCCGCCGCTCCGGCCGCCGCCGAGTCCGAGGGCCCCAAGGACGATCCGCCCCCGCCGCGGCGCGGTCACCTGCGCCTGGTGAAGTGA
- a CDS encoding response regulator, which translates to MAKQHLLLVDGDPKSLRVMEVSLKKAGFSVTTAIHGKDALEKVQISPPDLVLADTKMPEMDGFELCKTLKSDERYKHIPFVFLTNQKAVEAKVKGLELGGDDYLTKPIYIKEIVTRVTMILQKADKERIERRETTKGGFAGNLADMGVVDLVQTFEIGRKTGTISIKGDRVATIYFKEGRVIDAEMGRLKGENAFYRLLNATEGEFEVQFTALDRPERIEVSTQGLLMEGMRRLDEWGRMLEQLPPLETVFEIDYHQLAERLSEIPDEVNGLLRLFDGKRNLSRVVEDSDFDDLAALGIISKLYFEGLIRELGSVSQEPVQSGKPGIEEWLHNAPAPSAPAEPAPEPVAPVVVPEPVPVVAPVVAEPPRPVPPVVAPVSVPEPQVQAQAEVQPQPANVVVFEARRRAQNNLPETEDIIAPPRTAEGSAFLVDPAPAHRAKELERRSLLLDWNRVDVDGIGSAGGWGPGWSPAPRAPASPSAPVPSSASAASNALAAFDEPASTPAPAIPVAPAEPSASAASPRGPIFGGAAVGPNPFPPVPPPEPATPAEEVTLVSGLKPSTPVQEAPAPAPVAAQPPVVATPAEKPQQFALPPYPGHGAPTAPELVASKPAEEPKPEPKPAEPQVVSKPAEEPRSRPVTQPKATPAQPQKKAPAVDDEDVQLPKPKRTGLFVGLAVAAIAVGAAVVFSQGSGSDQPPPPPQETKPAPTEQVKAPEPENKAPEAKAPENKPPETPPAQPEQPTTATGTPEAPKPTEQPAVAATGTPPAEDDEKDDEPEQVEAQKLSPEAQYAELARRAKKLMSANRYKTAAITYRKALALKPDSAEAKAGLGISLVRGDTTSSAGYRDASKLLEEVVKAQPRNAQAWVHLGMARQFTNQEKKAIDAYKQYLLLEPSGSSASEVRAALKQLGQ; encoded by the coding sequence GTGGCCAAGCAGCACCTGCTCCTGGTCGATGGTGACCCGAAGAGTCTCCGTGTGATGGAGGTCAGCCTGAAGAAGGCCGGCTTCTCCGTCACGACCGCGATCCACGGCAAGGATGCGCTCGAGAAGGTGCAGATCAGCCCGCCGGACCTCGTGCTCGCCGACACGAAGATGCCGGAGATGGACGGCTTCGAGCTGTGCAAGACGCTCAAGTCCGACGAGCGCTACAAGCACATCCCCTTCGTCTTCCTCACCAACCAGAAGGCGGTCGAGGCGAAGGTGAAGGGCCTGGAGCTCGGTGGCGACGACTACCTGACCAAGCCCATCTACATCAAAGAGATCGTCACGCGCGTGACGATGATCCTCCAGAAGGCGGACAAGGAGAGGATCGAGCGGCGCGAGACGACCAAGGGCGGGTTCGCCGGCAACCTGGCCGACATGGGCGTGGTGGACCTGGTCCAGACGTTCGAGATCGGCCGCAAGACGGGCACCATCTCCATCAAGGGAGACCGGGTCGCCACCATCTACTTCAAGGAAGGCCGCGTCATCGACGCGGAGATGGGGCGGCTCAAGGGCGAGAACGCCTTCTACCGTCTGCTCAACGCCACCGAGGGTGAGTTCGAGGTCCAGTTCACCGCGCTGGACCGCCCCGAGCGCATCGAGGTCTCCACCCAGGGCCTGCTCATGGAGGGCATGCGCCGGCTGGACGAGTGGGGCCGCATGCTCGAGCAACTGCCCCCGCTGGAGACGGTGTTCGAGATCGACTACCACCAGCTCGCCGAGCGCCTCTCGGAGATTCCGGACGAGGTCAACGGGCTGCTGCGCCTCTTCGACGGCAAGCGCAACCTGAGCCGGGTGGTGGAGGACTCGGACTTCGACGACTTGGCCGCGCTGGGCATCATCAGCAAGCTGTACTTCGAGGGCCTCATCCGCGAGCTGGGCAGTGTCTCGCAGGAGCCCGTGCAGAGCGGCAAGCCCGGCATCGAGGAGTGGCTCCACAACGCGCCGGCGCCGAGCGCTCCCGCCGAGCCCGCGCCGGAGCCCGTGGCGCCCGTGGTCGTGCCGGAGCCGGTGCCCGTGGTGGCGCCGGTGGTGGCCGAGCCTCCGCGGCCCGTGCCTCCCGTGGTGGCCCCCGTGTCCGTGCCGGAGCCGCAGGTGCAGGCTCAGGCCGAGGTGCAGCCGCAGCCCGCCAACGTCGTCGTCTTCGAGGCCCGGCGGCGCGCGCAGAACAACCTCCCCGAGACGGAGGACATCATCGCTCCTCCGCGCACGGCCGAGGGCTCGGCGTTCCTCGTGGATCCCGCGCCGGCCCACCGTGCCAAGGAGTTGGAGCGGCGCAGCCTGCTGCTCGACTGGAACCGGGTGGACGTGGACGGCATCGGCTCGGCGGGAGGTTGGGGTCCGGGTTGGTCTCCGGCTCCCCGCGCACCGGCGAGTCCCAGCGCTCCCGTGCCCTCCAGCGCGTCCGCGGCCTCCAACGCGCTCGCGGCCTTCGACGAGCCCGCTTCCACGCCCGCTCCCGCGATTCCCGTGGCCCCCGCGGAGCCGTCGGCATCCGCGGCCTCGCCACGTGGCCCCATCTTCGGTGGGGCCGCCGTGGGCCCCAATCCGTTCCCGCCCGTGCCTCCTCCCGAGCCCGCGACTCCGGCCGAGGAGGTGACGTTGGTGTCGGGTCTGAAGCCCTCCACCCCGGTCCAGGAGGCGCCCGCGCCCGCGCCCGTCGCGGCCCAGCCGCCCGTGGTGGCGACGCCGGCCGAGAAGCCCCAGCAGTTCGCGCTCCCGCCCTACCCGGGCCATGGCGCGCCCACGGCCCCCGAGCTCGTCGCGTCCAAGCCCGCCGAGGAGCCCAAGCCCGAGCCCAAGCCGGCTGAGCCTCAGGTCGTCAGCAAGCCCGCGGAGGAGCCCAGGTCGCGCCCGGTGACGCAGCCCAAGGCCACGCCCGCGCAGCCCCAGAAGAAGGCTCCGGCGGTCGATGACGAGGACGTGCAGCTGCCGAAGCCGAAGCGCACCGGCCTCTTCGTCGGACTCGCGGTCGCGGCGATCGCCGTGGGGGCCGCGGTGGTGTTCAGTCAAGGAAGCGGCTCGGACCAGCCCCCGCCTCCGCCCCAGGAGACGAAGCCCGCTCCCACCGAGCAGGTGAAGGCGCCGGAGCCCGAGAACAAGGCGCCCGAGGCGAAGGCACCCGAGAACAAGCCGCCCGAGACGCCTCCCGCCCAGCCGGAGCAGCCGACCACCGCAACCGGGACGCCGGAGGCTCCCAAGCCCACCGAGCAGCCCGCCGTTGCCGCGACGGGCACTCCGCCCGCCGAGGATGACGAGAAGGACGACGAGCCGGAGCAGGTCGAGGCGCAGAAGCTGAGCCCCGAGGCCCAGTACGCCGAGCTGGCGCGCCGGGCCAAGAAGCTCATGTCGGCCAACCGCTACAAGACGGCGGCCATCACCTACCGCAAGGCGCTCGCCCTCAAGCCGGACTCGGCCGAGGCCAAGGCCGGTCTGGGCATCTCCCTGGTTCGTGGCGACACCACCAGCAGCGCGGGCTACCGCGACGCCTCCAAGCTGCTGGAAGAGGTGGTGAAGGCGCAGCCCAGGAATGCCCAGGCCTGGGTGCACCTGGGCATGGCCCGGCAGTTCACCAATCAGGAAAAGAAGGCGATCGACGCCTACAAGCAGTATCTCCTGCTGGAGCCCTCTGGGTCGTCCGCTTCCGAGGTTCGCGCCGCGCTCAAGCAGCTCGGCCAGTAG